One window of the Camelus dromedarius isolate mCamDro1 chromosome 15, mCamDro1.pat, whole genome shotgun sequence genome contains the following:
- the PROKR1 gene encoding prokineticin receptor 1, which yields MEVTMGVMDENVTNTSANYFSMLDPHGAHTASFPFNFSYGDYDMPLDEDEDVTNSRTFFAAKIVIGMALVGIMLVCGIGNFIFIAALARYKKLRNLTNLLIANLAISDFLVAIVCCPFEMDYYVVRQLSWEHGHVLCASVNYLRTVSLYVSTNALLAIAIDRYLAIVHPLRPRMKYQTATGLIALVWMVSILIAIPSAYFTTETVLIIVRSQEKIFCGQIWPVDQQIYYKSYFLFIFGLEFVGPVVTMTLCYARISRELWFKAVPGFQTEQIRKRLRCRRKTVLVLMCILTAYVLCWAPFYGFTIVRDFFPTVFVKEKHYLTAFYVVECIAMSNSMINTVCFVTVKNNTIKYFKKIMLLHWRASYNGSKSSGDLDLKTMGVPATEEVDCIRLK from the exons ATGGAGGTCACCATGGGGGTCATGGATGAGAATGTCACCAATACTTCAGCCAATTATTTTTCTATGCTCGACCCCCATGGAGCCCACACTGCTTCCTTCCCATTCAACTTCAGCTATGGCGACTACGATATGCCCTTGGATGAAGATGAGGACGTGACCAATTCCCGGACCTTCTTTGCTGCTAAGATTGTCATCGGCATGGCCCTGGTGGGCATCATGCTGGTCTGTGGTATTGGCAACTTCATCTTCATCGCTGCCCTGGCCCGCTACAAGAAGCTGCGAAACCTCACCAATCTGCTCATTGCCAACTTGGCCATCTCCGATTTCCTGGTGGCCATTGTCTGCTGCCCCTTTGAGATGGACTACTACGTGGTGCGCCAGCTCTCCTGGGAGCACGGCCACGTCCTGTGCGCCTCTGTCAACTACCTGCGCACCGTCTCTCTCTACGTCTCCACCAATGCCCTGCTGGCCATCGCCATCGACAG ATATCTGGCCATTGTCCACCCGCTGAGACCCCGGATGAAGTATCAAACAGCTACGGGCTTGATTGCCTTGGTGTGGATGGTGTCCATCCTCATTGCCATACCCTCAGCCTACTTCACAACCGAAACGGTCCTCATCATTGTCAGGAGCCAAGAGAAGATCTTCTGCGGCCAGATCTGGCCGGTAGACCAGCAGATCTACTACAAGTCCTACTTCCTCTTCATCTTTGGCCTGGAGTTCGTGGGCCCGGTGGTCACCATGACCCTGTGCTATGCCAGGATCTCCCGGGAACTCTGGTTCAAGGCCGTCCCTGGTTTCCAGACGGAGCAGATCCGGAAGCGACTGCGCTGCCGCCGGAAGACGGTGCTGGTGCTCATGTGCATCCTCACCGCCTACGTGCTGTGCTGGGCGCCCTTCTATGGCTTCACCATCGTGCGCGACTTCTTCCCCACTGTGTTCGTGAAGGAGAAGCACTATCTCACGGCTTTCTACGTCGTCGAGTGCATCGCCATGAGCAACAGTATGATCAACACCGTGTGCTTCGTGACCGTCAAGAACAACACCATCAAGTACTTCAAGAAGATCATGCTACTCCACTGGAGGGCTTCTTACAACGGAAGTAAGTCCAGCGGCGACCTTGACCTCAAAACCATGGGGGTGCCTGCCACTGAAGAGGTGGACTGCATCAGGCTGAAATAG